In one window of Henckelia pumila isolate YLH828 chromosome 1, ASM3356847v2, whole genome shotgun sequence DNA:
- the LOC140884843 gene encoding actin-related protein 7 isoform X2: protein MKQVPEDDSSTDAFLFENKTVDPVVRGFISDWDAMEDLLKHVFYTGLGWEMGNEGQVLFTDPLATPKAIREQLVQMMFENFNISGFYASEQAVLSLYAVGRISGCTVDIGHGKTDIASVIEGAVQHISSRRFEIGGMDLTNLFAQELGKSNPLVNLSNSECEKLKERYACCAEDAASYDQFQRSCPEEQHTLPDGQVIKIGRGRYTVGEALFQPSILNLEAHGIVEQLVRCISTVSSENHRQLLENTVLCGGSASMTGFEDRFQKEASLCSSAIRPCLVKPPEYMSDNLLKYSAWVGGAILAKVVFPQNQHVTKADYDETGPSIVHRKCF, encoded by the exons ATGAAACAAGTACCTGAAGATGATTCATCGACTGATGCTTTCTTGTTTGAGAACAAAACTGTTGATCCAGTTGTCAGAGGATTTATCAGCGACTGGGATGCAATGGAAGATCTATTGAAGCATGTGTTTTATACTGGGCTGGGGTGGGAGATGGGCAATGAAGGACAAGTTTTATTTACTGATCCGCTCGCAACTCCTAAG GCCATTAGAGAGCAGTTGGTTCAAATGATGTTTGAGAATTTCAACATCTCAGGCTTTTATGCATCTGAGCAAGCAGTGCTATCACTTTATGCGGTAGGACGTATCTCAGGTTGCACGGTGGATATTGGCCATGGCAAGACAG ATATTGCGTCAGTAATTGAAGGTGCAGTTCAgcatatttcttcaagaagaTTTGAAATCGGTGGAATGGATTTGACTAATTTATTTGCTCAAGAGCTTGGAAAATCTAATCCACTTGTGAACCTTAGCAACTCTGAATGTGAAAAATTAAAGGAGCGCTATGCATGCTGTGCTGAGGATGCTGCCTCTTATGATCAGTTTCAGCGTTCATGTCCTGAGGAGCAACATACTCTTCCTGATGGACAG GTGATAAAAATTGGAAGAGGAAGATATACTGTCGGTGAGGCCTTATTTCAACCATCTATTTTAAATTTAGAGGCACACGGGATAGTGGAGCAGCTTGTTCGATGTATTTCGACTGTGTCATCCGAAAATCATCGTCAGCTACTAGAAAATACTGTACTCTGTGGTGGAAGTGCGTCAATGACCG GTTTCGAAGATAGGTTTCAGAAGGAAGCTAGCCTTTGCTCCTCTGCTATCCGTCCTTGTCTGGTTAAG CCTCCAGAATATATGTCGGATAACTTGCTGAAGTATTCGGCATGGGTGGGAGGAGCCATTCTTGCCAAAGTCGTGTTTCCTCAAAACCAACATGTAACCAAAGCGGATTACGATGAAACTGGACCCTCTATTGTTCATCGCAAGTGCTTCTGA
- the LOC140884843 gene encoding actin-related protein 7 isoform X1, with the protein MEQPAVVDVGSKILKFNHALPEIGPKVIPTQMKQVPEDDSSTDAFLFENKTVDPVVRGFISDWDAMEDLLKHVFYTGLGWEMGNEGQVLFTDPLATPKAIREQLVQMMFENFNISGFYASEQAVLSLYAVGRISGCTVDIGHGKTDIASVIEGAVQHISSRRFEIGGMDLTNLFAQELGKSNPLVNLSNSECEKLKERYACCAEDAASYDQFQRSCPEEQHTLPDGQVIKIGRGRYTVGEALFQPSILNLEAHGIVEQLVRCISTVSSENHRQLLENTVLCGGSASMTGFEDRFQKEASLCSSAIRPCLVKPPEYMSDNLLKYSAWVGGAILAKVVFPQNQHVTKADYDETGPSIVHRKCF; encoded by the exons ATGGAGCAGCCAGCTGTGGTCGATGTCGGTtctaaaattctcaaatttAACCATGCTTTGCCGGAAATCGGCCCTAAG GTAATTCCGACTCAAATGAAACAAGTACCTGAAGATGATTCATCGACTGATGCTTTCTTGTTTGAGAACAAAACTGTTGATCCAGTTGTCAGAGGATTTATCAGCGACTGGGATGCAATGGAAGATCTATTGAAGCATGTGTTTTATACTGGGCTGGGGTGGGAGATGGGCAATGAAGGACAAGTTTTATTTACTGATCCGCTCGCAACTCCTAAG GCCATTAGAGAGCAGTTGGTTCAAATGATGTTTGAGAATTTCAACATCTCAGGCTTTTATGCATCTGAGCAAGCAGTGCTATCACTTTATGCGGTAGGACGTATCTCAGGTTGCACGGTGGATATTGGCCATGGCAAGACAG ATATTGCGTCAGTAATTGAAGGTGCAGTTCAgcatatttcttcaagaagaTTTGAAATCGGTGGAATGGATTTGACTAATTTATTTGCTCAAGAGCTTGGAAAATCTAATCCACTTGTGAACCTTAGCAACTCTGAATGTGAAAAATTAAAGGAGCGCTATGCATGCTGTGCTGAGGATGCTGCCTCTTATGATCAGTTTCAGCGTTCATGTCCTGAGGAGCAACATACTCTTCCTGATGGACAG GTGATAAAAATTGGAAGAGGAAGATATACTGTCGGTGAGGCCTTATTTCAACCATCTATTTTAAATTTAGAGGCACACGGGATAGTGGAGCAGCTTGTTCGATGTATTTCGACTGTGTCATCCGAAAATCATCGTCAGCTACTAGAAAATACTGTACTCTGTGGTGGAAGTGCGTCAATGACCG GTTTCGAAGATAGGTTTCAGAAGGAAGCTAGCCTTTGCTCCTCTGCTATCCGTCCTTGTCTGGTTAAG CCTCCAGAATATATGTCGGATAACTTGCTGAAGTATTCGGCATGGGTGGGAGGAGCCATTCTTGCCAAAGTCGTGTTTCCTCAAAACCAACATGTAACCAAAGCGGATTACGATGAAACTGGACCCTCTATTGTTCATCGCAAGTGCTTCTGA